A section of the Alkalihalobacillus sp. LMS39 genome encodes:
- a CDS encoding tetratricopeptide repeat protein — MKVSDHEVTTKKRGTVIPFRQTGDYFFDKGIKAYRKNNMKRALFFLQKAVEMKESEPAFYCQLAAVLAELGEFERSNEQLLYVLEELDPTLAECYFFLANNYAHLGFIDKAEEMVHVYLEEQPDGDFYDDALDLLEVLEFEREESEFFTEVDKETIIINKHDNARRYMESGKFPEAIQQLEAIIAEHPKFWAAYNQLAQALFLNHEVEKAISITLEVIEKDKGNLMALCNLADFYLEIGNNEEAKKIVSALCTVKPIDLDHRFRIATVFSKAQEFKKSYDSLITLQKHHYRESIPFLKCFAVAAYHCADFHKAEAAWNRASLLGDKEAETLLIRLLEKTLQASDVSYT; from the coding sequence ATGAAAGTTAGCGATCATGAGGTGACAACAAAAAAACGAGGAACAGTGATCCCGTTTCGGCAAACTGGTGATTACTTTTTTGATAAGGGAATAAAAGCGTATCGAAAAAACAATATGAAGCGAGCGTTATTTTTTCTTCAAAAAGCAGTAGAAATGAAAGAAAGTGAACCTGCTTTTTATTGCCAGTTAGCCGCTGTTTTAGCAGAGCTTGGGGAGTTTGAACGGTCGAATGAACAACTTTTGTATGTGTTAGAAGAACTTGACCCGACATTAGCAGAATGCTATTTCTTTTTAGCGAATAATTATGCTCATTTAGGGTTCATTGATAAGGCAGAAGAAATGGTTCATGTGTATTTGGAAGAACAACCAGACGGTGACTTTTACGATGACGCGCTTGACTTATTAGAGGTTCTTGAATTTGAACGGGAAGAAAGTGAGTTTTTTACTGAAGTTGATAAAGAAACAATCATTATAAATAAACATGACAACGCAAGACGATATATGGAAAGTGGAAAATTTCCAGAAGCCATTCAACAATTAGAAGCGATCATTGCTGAGCATCCAAAGTTTTGGGCTGCGTATAATCAATTAGCACAAGCATTGTTTTTAAATCATGAAGTGGAAAAGGCGATTTCGATTACATTAGAAGTTATTGAAAAAGACAAAGGTAATCTTATGGCTTTATGTAATCTAGCTGATTTTTACCTTGAAATTGGGAATAATGAAGAAGCAAAGAAAATTGTTTCTGCTCTTTGTACGGTAAAACCGATTGATTTAGACCATCGCTTTCGCATAGCAACGGTGTTTTCTAAAGCACAAGAGTTTAAAAAAAGTTATGATTCACTCATAACATTACAAAAACATCATTACCGAGAAAGCATCCCATTTTTAAAATGTTTTGCTGTTGCCGCTTATCATTGTGCTGATTTCCATAAAGCAGAAGCGGCATGGAATCGAGCCTCATTATTAGGGGATAAAGAAGCCGAAACATTATTAATTCGTTTATTGGAAAAAACATTGCAAGCGAGCGATGTTTCCTATACGTAA
- the hisIE gene encoding bifunctional phosphoribosyl-AMP cyclohydrolase/phosphoribosyl-ATP diphosphatase HisIE, whose translation MNIDVISFDEKGLVPAIVQDVQSKEVLTLAYMNKESLQKTLETKETWFWSRSRQELWHKGATSGNTQTIVDVKYDCDADSIVVLVEPKGPACHTGTYSCFSESLVQPSDESGTGDRFAIINELEALIAKREAERPEGSYTTYLFTEGVDKILKKVGEEASEVIIASKNRAQEELKWEVADLLFHLLVLLREQNLPLDEVLHVLKERR comes from the coding sequence ATGAATATTGATGTGATTTCATTTGATGAAAAAGGTCTTGTTCCTGCGATAGTACAAGACGTTCAAAGTAAGGAAGTATTAACACTAGCTTATATGAATAAAGAATCTCTACAAAAAACATTAGAAACAAAGGAAACGTGGTTTTGGAGTCGTTCACGTCAAGAATTATGGCATAAAGGTGCAACATCAGGTAATACGCAAACGATCGTTGATGTCAAATATGATTGTGATGCTGATTCTATCGTTGTCCTTGTGGAACCAAAAGGACCAGCTTGTCATACAGGGACATATAGTTGTTTTTCAGAGTCATTAGTTCAACCTTCTGATGAAAGTGGAACTGGGGACCGTTTTGCGATTATTAATGAGCTTGAAGCACTGATTGCTAAACGAGAAGCAGAGCGACCAGAAGGGTCCTATACGACTTATTTGTTTACAGAAGGTGTAGACAAAATTTTAAAGAAAGTCGGCGAAGAAGCGAGTGAAGTGATCATAGCTTCAAAAAATCGTGCTCAAGAAGAATTAAAATGGGAAGTTGCGGATTTGCTATTCCATTTGCTTGTATTGTTACGAGAACAAAACTTGCCATTAGATGAAGTGTTACATGTATTAAAAGAACGTCGCTAA
- the hisF gene encoding imidazole glycerol phosphate synthase subunit HisF, which translates to MLTKRIIPCLDVKDGRVVKGVQFVDLKDAGDPVELAAFYDEQGADELVFLDISASHEGRETMVEVVEEVAGTLAIPFTVGGGINSLADMKRVLRAGADKVSLNTSAVLRPELITEGADYFGSQCIVVAIDAKYDETLGSWRIWTHGGRNATEWEAVAWAKEAVKRGAGEILLTSMDCDGEKAGFDVNLTKAINDAVTVPVIASGGAGCKDDFYEIFEQSGCDAALAASIFHYKETSVEEVKVALKEKGVEIR; encoded by the coding sequence ATGCTAACTAAGCGGATTATTCCTTGTTTAGATGTGAAAGATGGTCGTGTCGTGAAAGGTGTTCAGTTTGTTGATTTAAAAGATGCGGGAGACCCTGTTGAATTAGCGGCGTTTTATGATGAGCAAGGAGCAGATGAACTTGTTTTTTTAGATATTTCTGCTTCCCATGAAGGACGAGAAACAATGGTGGAAGTTGTTGAAGAAGTTGCTGGTACTTTAGCGATTCCATTCACAGTTGGTGGTGGGATTAATTCGTTAGCCGATATGAAACGAGTATTGCGGGCTGGTGCAGATAAAGTATCTTTAAATACATCTGCCGTATTACGACCTGAGCTCATCACCGAAGGGGCAGATTATTTTGGGTCGCAATGTATTGTCGTTGCTATCGATGCCAAATATGATGAGACGCTTGGCTCATGGCGAATTTGGACACACGGTGGCAGAAATGCAACAGAGTGGGAAGCTGTTGCATGGGCAAAAGAAGCGGTGAAACGTGGAGCCGGTGAAATTCTTTTGACGAGTATGGACTGTGATGGTGAAAAAGCGGGTTTTGATGTGAACTTAACAAAAGCGATTAATGATGCGGTCACTGTCCCTGTTATTGCTTCAGGTGGGGCTGGTTGCAAAGATGACTTTTATGAAATCTTTGAACAATCCGGTTGTGATGCAGCTTTAGCCGCTTCGATTTTCCATTATAAAGAAACCTCTGTTGAAGAAGTGAAAGTTGCATTGAAAGAGAAAGGGGTGGAGATTCGATGA
- the hisA gene encoding 1-(5-phosphoribosyl)-5-[(5-phosphoribosylamino)methylideneamino]imidazole-4-carboxamide isomerase, giving the protein MSTFQIYPAIDMRGGKCVRLVQGDYNQETVYGDSPFDMAKQFADGGATWIHMVDLDGAKEKKRVNHEYVIKAAKELDAYIQIGGGIRTEEDVMFYLNQGVDRVILGSIAVNQPDFTKKLLTTYGSKIAIGLDARDGFVATNGWLETSKVKAVELGKELAKYGAETFIFTDISRDGMLSGPNVAACAELAEATKKAVIASGGVSQIQDLVDLRQEASKGVAGAIIGKALYTNQFTLTQALQEERKDAN; this is encoded by the coding sequence GTGAGTACGTTTCAAATTTATCCAGCCATTGATATGCGAGGTGGCAAATGTGTTCGTTTAGTCCAAGGAGATTATAATCAAGAAACGGTTTATGGTGATTCCCCGTTTGATATGGCAAAGCAATTTGCAGATGGTGGAGCAACATGGATTCACATGGTTGATTTGGATGGGGCGAAAGAAAAGAAAAGAGTTAACCACGAATATGTTATTAAAGCGGCAAAAGAGCTTGATGCGTATATTCAAATTGGTGGTGGGATACGGACAGAAGAAGATGTTATGTTTTATTTAAACCAAGGTGTTGATCGTGTGATATTAGGCAGTATAGCGGTCAATCAACCTGATTTCACAAAAAAACTACTTACGACGTACGGCAGTAAAATCGCGATTGGTCTTGATGCAAGAGATGGTTTTGTTGCAACAAATGGCTGGTTAGAAACTTCAAAAGTAAAAGCTGTTGAATTAGGAAAAGAGCTAGCGAAATATGGGGCTGAAACGTTTATTTTTACGGATATTTCAAGAGATGGTATGTTATCTGGACCAAATGTTGCCGCATGTGCTGAGTTAGCTGAAGCGACAAAGAAAGCGGTAATTGCCTCTGGGGGCGTTAGTCAAATTCAAGATTTAGTTGATTTACGTCAAGAAGCTTCTAAAGGTGTAGCTGGTGCAATTATCGGAAAAGCACTGTATACGAATCAATTTACTCTTACTCAAGCATTACAGGAGGAGAGAAAAGATGCTAACTAA
- the hisH gene encoding imidazole glycerol phosphate synthase subunit HisH: MIGIIDYGMGNLHSVSKALERLNVSYFVSEKADELEKADGLILPGVGSFKDAMAILQKDGLADFIVQWATSGKPLLGICLGMQLLFEESEENGVTKGLRLLSGSVRRFSGVTEEGDSYKVPHMGWNQLNFQQPNHPLLDEVEQGHVYFVHSYAVQTSDVDVLIASSSYHQIVPAVVGRGNVMGTQFHPEKSSAIGMKMLENWTAIVEGRKNAGEYVSNLSSH, encoded by the coding sequence ATGATCGGCATTATCGATTACGGAATGGGTAATCTTCATAGTGTCAGTAAGGCACTAGAACGGTTGAATGTCTCGTATTTTGTTTCAGAAAAGGCCGATGAACTCGAAAAAGCGGATGGTCTTATTTTACCTGGAGTCGGTTCATTTAAAGATGCGATGGCGATTTTACAAAAAGATGGCTTAGCTGATTTTATTGTGCAATGGGCAACGTCAGGCAAACCGTTACTTGGCATTTGTTTAGGCATGCAATTGTTGTTTGAAGAAAGTGAAGAAAATGGTGTAACGAAAGGCTTACGATTATTATCAGGGTCTGTTCGTCGGTTTTCTGGTGTAACTGAAGAAGGTGATTCTTATAAAGTTCCGCATATGGGCTGGAATCAATTAAACTTTCAACAGCCGAACCACCCGTTATTAGATGAAGTAGAGCAAGGCCATGTTTATTTTGTACATTCGTATGCGGTACAAACCTCTGATGTCGATGTGTTAATTGCAAGTAGTTCCTATCATCAAATCGTACCTGCAGTTGTTGGGCGTGGAAATGTAATGGGCACTCAGTTTCATCCAGAAAAAAGCAGTGCCATTGGGATGAAAATGCTTGAAAATTGGACAGCAATTGTAGAAGGAAGGAAGAATGCCGGTGAGTACGTTTCAAATTTATCCAGCCATTGA
- the hisB gene encoding imidazoleglycerol-phosphate dehydratase HisB, translated as MTERRASIERNTNETKIKLDFAVDGEGVSQLETGVPFLTHMLDLFTKHGHFNLTIEANGDTEVDDHHTTEDIGICLGHVLKEALGDKKGIKRYGSAFVPMDETLAQVVVDLSNRPHLEFRAQFPSEKVGTFDTELVHEFLWKLAIEARMNLHVIVHYGHNTHHMIEAIFKALARALDEATQIDARVKGIPSTKGML; from the coding sequence ATGACGGAGCGACGTGCGAGTATTGAACGAAATACGAATGAAACAAAAATTAAATTAGATTTTGCTGTTGATGGAGAAGGTGTTTCACAATTAGAAACAGGAGTTCCGTTTTTAACACATATGCTTGATTTATTTACAAAACACGGGCATTTTAATTTAACGATTGAGGCAAATGGAGATACAGAAGTTGATGATCATCATACGACAGAAGATATTGGGATTTGTTTAGGTCATGTTCTGAAAGAAGCACTAGGGGATAAAAAAGGAATTAAACGGTACGGTTCAGCGTTTGTCCCTATGGATGAAACACTTGCTCAAGTTGTTGTTGATTTAAGCAATCGTCCCCATTTAGAATTTCGAGCGCAATTTCCGAGCGAAAAAGTAGGAACGTTTGATACAGAACTTGTGCATGAGTTTTTATGGAAACTAGCAATCGAAGCAAGAATGAACTTACACGTTATCGTTCATTACGGTCATAATACACATCATATGATTGAAGCGATTTTCAAAGCGCTTGCTCGTGCCTTAGATGAAGCGACACAAATAGATGCGCGTGTTAAAGGAATTCCGTCTACGAAAGGGATGTTATAG
- the hisD gene encoding histidinol dehydrogenase, with translation MKIIKVTENVSLKRTIDTGTEKQRKAVEAIIEQVRQDGDQAVAQLTETFDRVSLSSFVVTQAEIDAAYEQINENVLEAIREAIENIRDFHKRQKRQSWLTTKEDGTILGQQITPLDSVGVYVPGGTAAYPSSIMMNVIPAQVAGVKKIVMVSPPQQDCSWSAGVLVTAHELGVTEMFKVGGAQAVAALAYGTETIPQVDKIVGPGNIYVALAKRAVFGEVAIDMIAGPSEIVVLADDGVNPAFIAADLLSQAEHDPLSSSVLVTPSKEVAENVKIEVEKQLQQLPRKEIAQKSIEDYGAIYVTASMAEAVDVVNKLAPEHLEVLVEEPMLYLGQIRHAGAIFLGPYSAETVGDYFAGPNHVLPTNGTARFSSPLNVDDFTKKSSIISYSKQAFLANADKITTLARLEGLEAHARAIDIRLEDK, from the coding sequence ATGAAAATCATTAAGGTAACTGAAAATGTATCATTAAAAAGAACGATTGATACAGGAACTGAAAAGCAACGTAAAGCGGTCGAAGCCATTATCGAACAGGTGCGACAAGATGGTGATCAAGCCGTTGCTCAGTTGACGGAAACATTTGACCGTGTCTCGTTATCCTCCTTTGTCGTCACACAAGCTGAAATTGATGCAGCATATGAACAAATCAATGAAAACGTGTTAGAAGCGATTCGAGAAGCGATTGAAAATATTCGCGACTTCCATAAACGGCAAAAACGCCAATCTTGGCTGACAACAAAAGAAGACGGAACGATCCTCGGTCAACAAATTACGCCGCTTGATTCTGTTGGGGTGTATGTGCCAGGCGGAACGGCCGCATACCCGTCTTCGATTATGATGAATGTTATCCCCGCTCAAGTCGCAGGGGTGAAAAAGATAGTTATGGTATCTCCTCCCCAACAAGATTGCTCATGGTCTGCAGGTGTGTTAGTGACGGCTCATGAACTTGGTGTAACAGAAATGTTTAAAGTCGGTGGTGCTCAAGCGGTTGCGGCTTTAGCCTACGGAACAGAGACGATTCCACAAGTAGATAAAATTGTGGGGCCAGGTAATATATATGTCGCGTTAGCAAAGCGTGCCGTGTTTGGAGAAGTCGCAATTGATATGATAGCAGGACCGAGTGAAATTGTCGTTTTAGCAGATGACGGGGTAAATCCGGCATTTATTGCTGCGGATTTGCTTTCTCAAGCAGAACATGATCCATTATCATCATCTGTTCTTGTTACCCCATCAAAGGAGGTTGCAGAAAACGTAAAAATTGAAGTGGAAAAGCAGTTACAACAGCTTCCACGTAAAGAAATAGCACAAAAATCGATTGAAGATTACGGGGCGATTTATGTGACAGCGTCTATGGCTGAGGCTGTCGATGTCGTTAACAAGTTAGCTCCAGAACATTTAGAAGTATTAGTTGAAGAACCGATGTTATACTTAGGACAAATTCGTCATGCTGGAGCAATTTTTCTCGGGCCGTATAGCGCCGAAACGGTTGGTGATTATTTTGCAGGGCCAAACCATGTTCTTCCGACAAATGGAACAGCACGGTTTTCTAGTCCGTTAAATGTCGATGATTTCACGAAGAAATCAAGCATTATTTCATATAGTAAGCAAGCTTTTTTAGCGAATGCCGATAAAATAACAACATTGGCACGGTTAGAAGGGCTTGAAGCACATGCAAGAGCGATAGATATTCGATTGGAGGATAAATGA
- the hisG gene encoding ATP phosphoribosyltransferase — MNELLTVAMPKGRIFEEAAELLRKAGYGLPQEFDDSRKLIVDAPEAGMRFILAKPMDVPTYVEHGVADVGVAGKDTMIEEERDVYEVLDLKISECYLAVAGLPGYVEKGIAPKVASKYPNLATQYFKEQGEQVEVIKLNGSIELAPLVGLADRIVDIVSTGRTLKENGLVELETIVPITSRLIVNPVSYRVKDQLIDELVERLAKVIEEDEQ, encoded by the coding sequence ATGAATGAGTTATTAACGGTAGCAATGCCAAAAGGACGAATTTTTGAAGAAGCTGCCGAATTGCTTCGGAAAGCAGGATATGGGTTACCGCAAGAATTTGATGATTCAAGAAAATTAATCGTCGATGCTCCTGAAGCGGGTATGCGTTTTATTTTAGCGAAACCGATGGATGTTCCAACTTATGTCGAACATGGTGTTGCAGATGTGGGTGTCGCTGGAAAAGATACGATGATTGAAGAAGAACGTGATGTATATGAAGTATTAGATTTAAAAATTAGTGAATGTTATTTAGCGGTAGCGGGATTGCCTGGATATGTGGAAAAAGGAATCGCTCCAAAAGTAGCATCAAAATATCCGAACCTTGCAACACAATATTTTAAAGAACAAGGCGAGCAAGTTGAAGTGATTAAATTAAATGGTTCTATTGAACTTGCTCCTTTAGTCGGTTTAGCAGATCGTATCGTTGATATCGTCTCAACCGGACGAACGTTAAAAGAAAATGGTCTTGTGGAATTAGAAACGATTGTTCCGATTACATCGAGATTAATTGTCAATCCGGTTAGTTATCGGGTGAAGGATCAATTAATTGATGAGTTAGTGGAACGGTTGGCGAAAGTCATTGAGGAGGATGAGCAATGA
- a CDS encoding ATP phosphoribosyltransferase regulatory subunit, translating into MTKPFMFEKPLGMRDILPTLFETKERIAHEMKEEFTSWGYRSIQTPTLEYYETVGVESAILDQQLFKLLDQQGRTLVLRPDMTAPIARLAASSLKNEAYPLRLSYHSTLFRAQQHEGGKPAEFEQLGVELVGDGTSSADGEVIALMIAALQKAGLDSFQVAIGHIGYVNALLLDVVGNEERANRLRRYLYEKNYVGYRQHVKSLNLSSIDKDRLLTLLQLRGGREKLATAKELVQTEQGQKALQELVELLEVLDHYGVAQYVKLDLNLVMHMSYYTGVVFEGYGDRLGTPLCSGGRYDELLEKFDRPAQATGFGIRLDLLVEAIGASNSNKKQTCIIFSTERRQEAIQLAQEKRAEAKAVILQDLSGVRNVDILSEQFEDVIYFIGKAKQGGQGNE; encoded by the coding sequence ATGACAAAGCCGTTTATGTTTGAAAAGCCATTAGGTATGCGTGATATATTGCCGACGTTATTTGAAACGAAAGAGCGGATTGCGCATGAAATGAAAGAAGAGTTCACAAGCTGGGGGTACCGTTCGATTCAAACGCCAACATTAGAATATTACGAAACAGTTGGGGTGGAATCAGCGATATTGGACCAACAGCTTTTTAAATTATTAGATCAACAAGGACGAACGCTCGTATTACGACCAGATATGACAGCACCGATTGCAAGGCTAGCGGCATCTAGTTTGAAAAATGAAGCATATCCGCTTCGATTATCCTATCATTCTACTTTGTTTCGAGCCCAGCAGCATGAAGGTGGGAAACCAGCGGAGTTTGAACAGTTAGGGGTAGAGCTTGTTGGTGATGGAACATCAAGTGCTGATGGAGAAGTGATTGCGCTTATGATTGCCGCTTTACAAAAAGCGGGATTAGATTCGTTTCAAGTGGCAATCGGTCATATTGGATATGTGAATGCTTTGCTCCTTGATGTCGTTGGAAATGAAGAGCGTGCTAATCGATTACGTCGATATTTATATGAAAAAAATTATGTAGGCTATCGTCAGCATGTAAAAAGCTTGAACTTATCTTCCATTGATAAGGATCGGCTATTGACGTTACTGCAATTACGTGGCGGACGAGAAAAACTTGCGACAGCAAAAGAGCTAGTGCAAACAGAACAAGGTCAAAAAGCATTACAAGAACTTGTCGAATTGTTGGAAGTGCTTGACCATTACGGAGTCGCACAATATGTGAAACTCGATTTAAATCTTGTGATGCATATGAGCTATTATACAGGAGTTGTGTTTGAAGGGTATGGAGACCGACTAGGGACACCGCTTTGCAGTGGTGGTCGTTATGATGAATTACTTGAGAAATTCGACCGTCCTGCTCAAGCAACAGGATTCGGTATCCGACTTGATTTGCTAGTTGAAGCAATAGGAGCGTCAAACTCAAACAAGAAACAAACATGTATTATTTTTAGTACGGAAAGAAGACAAGAGGCTATCCAATTAGCTCAAGAAAAAAGAGCGGAAGCAAAAGCAGTTATCCTTCAAGATTTATCAGGTGTGAGGAATGTAGATATATTAAGTGAACAATTCGAAGATGTCATTTATTTTATCGGGAAAGCGAAGCAAGGAGGCCAAGGGAATGAATGA
- a CDS encoding IS3 family transposase gives MRFRFIENHRSEFSVKKMCRVLEVSRSGYLKWRNHKPSKQEERKKAIQEKILFYYYDHHKIYGSTKITKKLQKDDGYRISERTVSNYMRELELRSCVSKKYKVSTTDSNHLFPIAPNKLNQQFTVSDPNKVWVTDITYIPCREGKLYLATVLDLYSREIVGWCLDRHMETKLVLTALDNAYEAKKPKEGLLHHSDRGTQYASHTYQERLQDYKMDVSMSRTGNCYDNACAESFFSLLKKELIQGKRFKTRAQAQTAIYRYIEFFYNRKRIHSSIRYVTPVEYAEAYYKNHTV, from the coding sequence ATGAGGTTTAGATTCATTGAGAACCATCGTTCCGAGTTTTCAGTGAAGAAGATGTGTAGAGTACTCGAAGTTTCTCGGAGCGGTTATCTGAAATGGAGAAATCACAAGCCAAGTAAGCAAGAAGAGCGAAAAAAAGCAATTCAAGAAAAAATTCTCTTCTATTATTATGACCATCACAAAATATATGGGAGTACAAAAATAACAAAGAAATTGCAAAAAGATGATGGATATAGGATTTCAGAACGAACCGTCAGTAACTATATGAGAGAACTTGAACTTCGTTCCTGTGTATCGAAAAAATATAAGGTGAGTACTACAGACTCAAATCATCTTTTTCCAATTGCGCCAAATAAGTTAAACCAACAGTTTACAGTGTCCGATCCAAATAAAGTGTGGGTCACAGATATTACCTATATTCCATGTCGAGAAGGGAAGTTATATTTGGCAACAGTACTTGATTTATATTCTCGTGAAATTGTCGGTTGGTGCCTGGATAGACATATGGAAACAAAGCTTGTTCTAACCGCGTTAGACAATGCTTATGAAGCAAAGAAGCCGAAAGAAGGATTACTTCATCACTCAGACCGTGGAACGCAGTATGCTTCTCATACTTATCAGGAGCGACTACAAGACTACAAGATGGATGTCAGTATGAGTCGCACAGGGAACTGTTATGACAACGCATGTGCAGAGTCATTTTTCAGCTTATTGAAGAAAGAATTAATTCAAGGAAAACGGTTCAAAACGAGAGCACAAGCACAAACAGCCATCTATAGATACATTGAGTTTTTCTATAATCGAAAAAGAATTCATAGTTCAATTAGGTACGTAACACCGGTCGAATACGCAGAAGCATATTACAAAAATCACACAGTGTAA
- a CDS encoding transposase: MGEQRQRYNEKFKREAVKYVQENKKTVTEIAEDLNVPLSTLHEWISLYREFENEPVTAEARIQKLEQQLREQERELKASNRKLAEKEEELAIVKKAVHIFSRPKP, translated from the coding sequence ATGGGTGAACAACGGCAAAGGTACAATGAGAAATTTAAGCGTGAAGCAGTAAAATATGTTCAAGAAAATAAGAAAACCGTCACAGAAATTGCAGAGGATTTAAATGTTCCTTTAAGTACATTACATGAGTGGATTAGTCTTTATCGTGAATTTGAGAATGAGCCTGTTACAGCTGAAGCACGAATTCAGAAGCTAGAACAACAATTACGGGAGCAGGAACGTGAATTAAAAGCCAGTAACCGTAAGTTAGCAGAAAAAGAAGAAGAATTGGCCATTGTAAAAAAGGCGGTGCACATCTTCAGCAGACCAAAACCATGA
- a CDS encoding acyltransferase, giving the protein MRKTTRYPVHEANSLWQIYKTVPFWKVVKNFIVIQLSRYTPFIPVKNWLYRTFLRMKVGDQTAVALMVMMDIMFPEKISIGKNSIIGYNTTILAHEYLIDEYRLGDVIIGDEVMIGANSTILPGVTIGDGAIVSAATLVHQDVPPGAFVGGNPMKIIYTKEQMLERKREEIL; this is encoded by the coding sequence TTGAGAAAAACGACCCGTTATCCAGTTCATGAAGCAAACTCTCTTTGGCAAATATATAAGACCGTTCCATTTTGGAAAGTCGTTAAAAATTTCATCGTCATTCAACTATCTAGATACACTCCGTTTATTCCTGTAAAAAATTGGTTGTATCGGACGTTTTTACGAATGAAAGTTGGGGACCAAACGGCTGTCGCCTTAATGGTGATGATGGACATTATGTTTCCGGAGAAAATATCGATTGGCAAAAATTCGATTATTGGATACAACACGACGATTTTAGCTCATGAATATTTAATCGATGAATATCGCTTAGGCGATGTTATCATAGGTGATGAAGTGATGATTGGGGCAAATTCCACGATTTTGCCAGGAGTGACGATTGGCGATGGTGCGATTGTGTCAGCGGCGACACTTGTTCACCAAGATGTTCCACCTGGGGCGTTTGTCGGAGGAAACCCGATGAAGATCATTTATACGAAAGAACAAATGCTAGAACGAAAACGGGAAGAAATCTTGTGA
- the ppaX gene encoding pyrophosphatase PpaX, translating into MKIDTVLFDLDGTLINTNELIIASFLHTLEHYRPGEYTREAILEFIGPPLVDSFKTVDPDLVDEMIERYRTFNHEKHDELVEEYEGVKETVQQLHQAGIKLAIVTTKIRKTAMMGLQLTGLDQYFDVIISLDEVDRVKPDPQPLQLAMDALGSKPDTTIMVGDNHHDINGGKNAGTKTAGVAWAIKGEEFIRSYEPDYVLQSMNELLEIVGVESD; encoded by the coding sequence ATGAAAATTGATACGGTTTTGTTTGATTTAGATGGGACACTGATTAATACGAATGAATTGATTATTGCTTCGTTTTTACATACGCTAGAACATTATCGACCAGGTGAATATACAAGAGAAGCGATACTTGAGTTTATTGGACCACCGTTAGTAGATAGCTTTAAAACGGTTGATCCTGATTTAGTAGATGAGATGATTGAACGATATCGAACATTTAATCATGAAAAACATGATGAGTTAGTAGAAGAGTATGAAGGTGTAAAAGAAACAGTTCAACAACTTCATCAAGCAGGGATTAAACTAGCGATTGTAACGACAAAAATTCGGAAAACGGCGATGATGGGGCTGCAATTAACAGGATTAGATCAATACTTTGACGTCATCATTTCACTAGATGAAGTGGACCGAGTGAAACCAGACCCGCAACCGCTGCAACTTGCTATGGATGCATTGGGGTCAAAACCAGACACGACGATTATGGTGGGAGACAACCATCATGATATTAATGGCGGGAAAAATGCGGGCACAAAAACAGCGGGTGTGGCATGGGCGATTAAAGGAGAAGAGTTTATCCGTTCTTATGAGCCAGACTATGTGTTGCAATCAATGAATGAGCTTCTTGAGATTGTTGGAGTTGAATCGGATTGA